One window from the genome of Salvia splendens isolate huo1 chromosome 9, SspV2, whole genome shotgun sequence encodes:
- the LOC121747448 gene encoding oleosin 1-like has translation MAQIQPHYDLSHRKQQPQLSHQVAKTTTAVTLGGSLVVLSGLTLAATVIGLVLATPLLVIFSPVLVPAAIAAFLILAGFVTSGGFGAVASFVFYWMYRYATGKHPVGADQIDRARDKIAHAAYDAKEKAEHYGQQHVKGGQGT, from the coding sequence ATGGCTCAAATCCAGCCCCACTACGATCTTTCCCACCGGAAGCAGCAGCCGCAGCTCTCTCACCAGGTGGCCAAGACCACCACCGCCGTCACCCTCGGCGGCTCCCTCGTCGTCCTCTCCGGCCTCACCCTCGCCGCCACCGTCATCGGCCTCGTGCTCGCCACCCCGCTGCTCGTCATTTTCAGCCCCGTCCTCGTCCCCGCAGCCATCGCCGCCTTCCTCATCCTCGCCGGCTTCGTCACGTCCGGCGGCTTCGGGGCCGTCGCCAGCTTCGTGTTCTATTGGATGTATCGATACGCCACGGGAAAACACCCTGTCGGGGCCGATCAGATCGACCGCGCCAGGGACAAGATCGCGCACGCCGCTTATGATGCCAAGGAGAAGGCTGAGCACTACGGGCAGCAGCACGTGAAGGGCGGCCAGGGAACTTGA
- the LOC121749811 gene encoding uncharacterized protein LOC121749811, producing the protein MSKSSRLDLHITDSEALGLLDSASFPSEPPNIRNWFSSYVYESPELDSSSCFQDFDGAGDTCGKEEITGKFGDNHPTVSAKQVKPCDGIESNEFDDSGCCESSAVVSGSAESLSFPSEPPCIGNWFSSYVYESPPLDTALDFAISDCEEREYDKLDVVEKSASQNTKDSMASTDVKKSELCALKNTSDAVVKGLNVVKGTKLDYQSMCKEDDDDVMLQALPSIPSLSRSDKVSKPMLFGQKVGYSNYQSLEKIGSTNAHDDDYDEELHCKFSRRNPISFSMEKNKGSQEEITGKFGNNHPTAGSNGSDDSGCCKSAAMVSGSSESLSFPSEPPCIGNWFSSYVYESPPLDTALDFAISDCEEREYDKIDTVEKSASQNIKDSMASTDVKKPELCALNNTSDAVVKGPNLGKGTKLDYQSMCKEDDDDVMLQALASRSDKVSKPMLFGQKAGYSNHQCLEKIGSINAHDNDYDVELHHKFSSRNPISFSTEKNIGSQDERSVHRPIKGTVHVNDGHGNKDIDKTVSPRTIDRIVPGDSRGSQADRRSTGKENKVTELQERGFISVRKRNCQENAENVARLRVKVEPSINVEKDDSIVRKVLSEISNFHSGNAVATTGKWCCPKKNKPDLSPPLKQLRLNQWFRRV; encoded by the exons ATGTCAAAATCTTCGCGTTTGGACCTTCATATCACCGATTCTGAG GCTTTGGGTCTTCTTGATTCAGCTTCATTTCCTTCAG AACCACCTAATATCAGAAACTGGTTCTCGAGCTACGTGTATGAGTCCCCGGAGTTGGATAGCTCTAGTtgttttcaagattttgatgggGCTGGGGACACTTGTGGCAAGGAAGAAATCACTGGGAAATTTGGGGATAATCACCCTACAGTTAGTGCCAAACAGGTGAAACCTTGTGATGGGATTGAGTCGAATGAATTTGATGATTCAGGATGTTGTGAATCCAGTGCCGTG GTTTCGGGATCGGCAGAGTCCCTTTCATTTCCTTCAG AGCCTCCTTGCATCGGGAATTGGTTCTCAAGTTATGTCTATGAGTCACCTCCTCTGGATACTGCTCTTGATTTCGCAATTTCAGATTGTGAAGAGAGGGAATATGATAAGTTAGATGTGGTAGAAAAGAGCGCCAGTCAGAATACAAAGGATTCAATGGCATCTACAGATGTTAAAAAATCAGAGTTGTGTGCACTAAAGAATACCTCGGATGCAGTGGTGAAAGGCCTGAACGTAGTAAAAGGTACCAAACTGGATTATCAATCTATGTGCAAG GAGGATGACGATGATGTTATGCTTCAGGCATTGCCTTCTATACCAAGTCTATCTAGATCGGATAAGGTTTCCAAACCAATGCTGTTTGGACAAAAAGTAGGATATAGTAACTACCAGTCTCTAGAAAAGATAGGCAGCACAAATGCACATGATGACGATTATGATGAAGAGTTGCATTGCAAATTTTCAAGGAGAAATCCAATATCATTCAGTATGGAGAAAAATAAAGGCAGTCAGGAAGAAATCACTGGGAAATTTGGGAATAATCACCCTACAGCTGGTTCAAATGGATCTGATGATTCGGGATGTTGTAAATCTGCTGCCATG GTTTCTGGATCGTCAGAGTCCCTTTCATTTCCTTCAG AGCCTCCTTGCATCGGGAATTGGTTCTCAAGTTATGTCTACGAGTCACCACCTCTGGATACTGCTCTTGATTTCGCAATTTCAGATTGTGAAGAGAGGGAGTATGACAAGATAGATACGGTAGAGAAGAGCGCCAGTCAGAATATAAAGGATTCAATGGCCTCTACAGATGTTAAAAAACCAGAGTTGTGTGCACTAAACAATACCTCGGATGCAGTAGTGAAAGGCCCCAACTTAGGAAAAGGTACCAAACTGGACTATCAATCTATGTGCAAG GAAGACGACGATGATGTTATGCTTCAGGCATTGGCTTCTAGATCGGATAAGGTTTCCAAACCAATGCTGTTTGGACAAAAAGCAGGATATAGTAACCACCAGTGTCTTGAAAAGATAGGAAGCATAAATGCGCATGATAACGATTATGATGTAGAGCTGCATCACAAATTTTCTAGCAGAAATCCAATATCATTCAGTACGGAGAAAAATATAGGCAGTCAAGATGAAAGATCTGTTCATAGGCCAATTAAAGGAACTGTTCACGTTAACGATGGCCATGGAAACAAAGATATCGATAAAACTGTATCACCTCGAACAATTGATAGGATTGTACCAGGAGATAGTAGGGGAAGTCAAGCTGACAGAAGAAGCACTGGGAAAGAAAATAAGGTGACTGAACTGCAGGAACGTGGCTTCATTTCTGTAAGGAAAAGGAATTGTCAAGAAAATGCGGAGAATGTGGCAAGGCTCAGAGTTAAAGTGGAGCCTTCGATAAATGTCGAGAAGGATGACAGCATAGTGAGAAAGGTGTTATCTGAGATTTCTAACTTCCATTCTGGGAATGCAGTTGCTACTACAGGAAAATGGTGTTGCCCGAAGAAGAATAAACCGGACCTCAGTCCTCCTTTGAAGCAGCTTCGGCTAAATCAATGGTTTCGTCGCGTATAA
- the LOC121749357 gene encoding wall-associated receptor kinase 5-like produces MGEDGCKEKAPKDMKIIYVLIGVSAGFVCLLLGIILLYWDLKRRSQNKMKQKFFLQNGGHMLQEKLTTREASPDMVTICSSSVLEKATNSFHNNMIIGRGGFGTVYKGVLADARIVAIKRSIRMDPTQIEQFINEVVVLSQINHRNVVRLLGCSLETDVPLLVYEFINNGTLSSHLHNEAKAHALDWSTRLRIAAETAGVLSYLHSSASTPIIHRDVKPDNILLDHRLTVKVSDFGASKLVPIDLAQITTVVLGTLGYLDPEYMLTNQLTEKSDVYSFGVVLLELVTGRKALSFNRPIEENSLSNYFLYVLKEDLLVKIIDEKIVGLENMEQIYAICELAKECLNVKGEDRPSMKEVAMELEGLILRKKHSWATNVGDEEEMKSLIPNDHDGTSGVGYDSIGMDHIVLPIDGGR; encoded by the exons ATGGGTGAAGATGGCTGCAAAGAGAAGGCGCCCAAGGATATGAAGATTATTTATGTCTTGATTG GAGTTTCAGCTGGGTTCGTTTGTCTACTACTTGGCATCATCCTCCTCTACTGGGACCTCAAGAGACGATCACAGAATAAGATGAAGCAGAAATTCTTTCTCCAAAACGGCGGCCATATGTTGCAAGAGAAACTCACGACCAGAGAAGCCTCACCAGACATGGTCACCATTTGCAGCTCATCCGTGCTAGAAAAGGCTACCAACAGCTTCCACAACAACATGATCATTGGCAGAGGCGGCTTTGGCACTGTGTACAAAGGAGTTCTAGCGGATGCAAGAATAGTTGCCATCAAGAGGTCTATAAGAATGGATCCCACACAAATCGAGCAGTTCATCAACGAGGTTGTTGTTCTGTCTCAGATCAACCACAGGAATGTAGTCCGGCTTCTTGGTTGTAGCCTAGAAACAGATGTTCCGCTTTTAGTCTACGAGTTCATCAACAATGGCACCCTTTCTTCGCACTTGCACAATGAGGCTAAGGCTCATGCTCTTGATTGGAGCACGCGTCTAAGGATCGCTGCAGAAACTGCAGGGGTTCTCTCGTATCTGCACTCTTCAGCTTCTACTCCAATTATACATAGAGATGTCAAGCCGGATAACATCCTTTTAGACCATAGGTTGACGGTAAAGGTGTCAGATTTTGGAGCATCAAAGCTGGTTCCTATTGATCTCGCGCAGATAACCACGGTGGTGCTAGGAACTTTGGGATACCTTGATCCTGAGTACATGCTGACGAACCAGTTAACAGAAAAGAGCGATGTTTACAGCTTTGGAGTTGTTTTGCTAGAGCTAGTCACGGGGCGTAAAGCATTGAGTTTTAATAGGCCGATAGAGGAGAACAGTTTATCCAACTATTTCCTTTATGTACTCAAGGAGGATTTGTTGGTAAAAATTATTGATGAAAAAATTGTGGGTTTGGAAAATATGGAGCAGATATATGCGATTTGTGAACTAGCGAAAGAGTGCTTGAATGTGAAGGGAGAAGATAGGCCTAGTATGAAGGAGGTCGCAATGGAGCTGGAAGGGCTGATACTGCGAAAGAAGCACTCGTGGGCCACAAATGTTGGTGACGAAGAAGAGATGAAGTCTTTGATTCCGAATGATCATGATGGAACTAGTGGTGTGGGATATGATAGTATTGGCATGGATCATATTGTTTTGCCAATTGATGGAGGAAGATGA